In one Actinopolymorpha sp. NPDC004070 genomic region, the following are encoded:
- a CDS encoding DNA methyltransferase has product MEEDRGTRAPRPGRRGPRAYDLYTGDVARAYPRWPTPTTIISDGAYGVRGFHGDTTGPEGLVEWYRPHVESWSAAAHPSTTLWVWNTEVGWATIHPLLVEHGWEYVQTITWDKGIAHVAGNVNGKTIRRFPVVSEVCVLYQRRFAIDTPDGPMPVRRWLRHEWVRSGLPLYRANEACGVRNAATRKYLTQDWLWYWPPGEMFEKLATYANEHGARTGWPYFSLDGETMVTAKEWDGLRYRWNHQHGLTNVWHRGPLHDDERLKGTLRRAAPRVYKPTAGSSAHLNQKPLEFMERLVRAVTEPGDVVWEPFGGLASGSVAAVALGRRAYVAERDKGFAKLARERLRVADATADPSAEEAAVPAEHHRRPTTPATQEAP; this is encoded by the coding sequence GCGACGTCGCCCGCGCCTACCCGCGCTGGCCTACCCCGACGACGATCATCAGCGACGGCGCCTACGGCGTGCGGGGGTTCCACGGCGACACGACCGGCCCCGAAGGACTCGTGGAGTGGTACCGCCCGCACGTGGAGTCCTGGTCGGCGGCCGCACACCCGTCCACCACGCTGTGGGTGTGGAACACCGAGGTGGGCTGGGCGACGATCCACCCGCTGCTGGTCGAGCACGGCTGGGAGTACGTCCAGACCATCACCTGGGACAAGGGCATCGCCCACGTCGCCGGCAACGTCAACGGCAAGACGATCCGCAGGTTCCCGGTGGTGTCGGAGGTCTGCGTGCTCTACCAACGCAGGTTCGCCATCGACACCCCCGACGGCCCGATGCCGGTACGCCGGTGGCTGCGGCACGAGTGGGTCCGCAGCGGGCTGCCGCTCTACCGCGCCAACGAGGCCTGCGGCGTACGCAACGCCGCCACGCGCAAGTACCTCACCCAGGACTGGCTGTGGTACTGGCCGCCGGGTGAGATGTTCGAGAAGCTCGCGACGTACGCCAACGAGCACGGCGCCCGCACCGGCTGGCCCTACTTCAGCCTGGACGGCGAGACGATGGTCACCGCGAAGGAGTGGGACGGCCTGCGATACCGCTGGAACCACCAGCACGGCCTCACCAACGTCTGGCACCGCGGGCCGCTGCACGACGACGAACGCCTCAAGGGAACGCTGCGCCGGGCCGCGCCCCGCGTCTACAAACCGACCGCGGGCAGTTCCGCCCACCTCAACCAGAAGCCGTTGGAGTTCATGGAGCGACTGGTCCGCGCGGTGACCGAGCCGGGTGACGTGGTGTGGGAGCCGTTCGGCGGGCTGGCGTCCGGCTCGGTCGCGGCCGTCGCGCTGGGCCGGCGCGCCTACGTGGCCGAACGCGACAAGGGCTTCGCGAAGCTTGCCCGGGAGCGGCTCCGGGTCGCCGACGCCACCGCCGACCCGTCCGCGGAGGAGGCAGCCGTACCCGCCGAACACCACCGCCGGCCAACCACGCCGGCCACTCAGGAGGCACCGTGA
- a CDS encoding heavy metal-associated domain-containing protein: MALTSTYTVSGLTCEHCVAAVTSEIKALDGVSDVAVALVPGGHSTVTVTSSTEVSPEALAEALDEAGDYRLVTS; the protein is encoded by the coding sequence GTGGCGCTCACCTCGACCTACACCGTGTCCGGCCTGACCTGTGAGCACTGCGTGGCGGCGGTCACCAGCGAGATCAAGGCCCTCGACGGTGTGTCCGACGTCGCAGTCGCCCTGGTGCCCGGCGGACACTCCACCGTCACCGTGACCAGCAGCACCGAGGTCTCACCCGAGGCACTCGCCGAGGCCCTGGACGAGGCGGGAGACTACCGCCTCGTCACCTCGTGA